In Picosynechococcus sp. PCC 7002, the following are encoded in one genomic region:
- the groL gene encoding chaperonin GroEL (60 kDa chaperone family; promotes refolding of misfolded polypeptides especially under stressful conditions; forms two stacked rings of heptamers to form a barrel-shaped 14mer; ends can be capped by GroES; misfolded proteins enter the barrel where they are refolded when GroES binds), which produces MAKIVSFKDDSRRSLEAGINALADAVKITLGPKGRNVLLEKQYGAPQIVNDGITVAKDIELSDPLQNTGARLIREVAAKTNDSAGDGTTTATVMAQALIREGLKNVTAGANPVALRRGIDAAVKFLVKEVAAIAKPVEGEAIAQVAAVSAGNDEEVGRMISEAMAKVTKDGVITVEESKSLATELDVVEGMQLDRGYISPYFVTDQERQIVEFENPYILITDKKISAIADLVPALEQVARSGRPLLIVAEDIEGEALATLVVNKARGVLNAAAIKAPSFGDRRKQMLQDIAVLTGGRVISEEVGLSLEAIDLDMLGNAEKITISKEETTIVSGGGSKADIDARVSQIRKQLAETDSEYDMEKLQERIAKLAGGVAVIKVGAATETELKDRKLRIEDALNATKAAVDEGIVPGGGTTLIHLAEKVAEVKASLSSDEEKLGVDIVSRALEAPLRQLADNAGAEGSVVVERVRTSDFNVGYNAATGEYVDMIAAGIIDPAKVVRSVLQNAASIAGMVITTEALVVEKPEPEAPAPDMGGGMPGMGGMGGMGMPGMGMM; this is translated from the coding sequence ATGGCTAAGATTGTCTCTTTCAAGGATGACTCTAGACGCTCCCTCGAAGCAGGGATTAATGCCCTTGCCGATGCGGTAAAAATCACCCTCGGCCCCAAGGGTCGGAATGTACTCCTCGAAAAGCAGTATGGTGCGCCCCAAATTGTGAATGATGGGATCACCGTTGCAAAGGATATTGAACTTAGTGATCCGCTCCAAAATACGGGGGCGCGGTTAATCCGGGAAGTGGCAGCGAAAACCAATGACAGTGCTGGGGATGGCACGACCACTGCTACCGTTATGGCCCAAGCGTTGATCCGCGAAGGTTTGAAAAATGTGACGGCTGGGGCAAATCCCGTGGCCCTGCGCCGGGGTATTGATGCGGCAGTGAAGTTCCTCGTGAAGGAAGTTGCCGCGATCGCCAAGCCCGTTGAAGGAGAGGCGATCGCCCAGGTGGCCGCTGTGTCTGCTGGGAATGACGAAGAAGTAGGCCGGATGATCTCCGAAGCCATGGCCAAAGTCACCAAAGATGGCGTGATCACCGTTGAAGAGTCCAAGTCCCTCGCCACCGAACTGGATGTAGTCGAAGGAATGCAACTGGATCGCGGTTATATCTCCCCCTATTTCGTCACCGACCAGGAACGGCAAATCGTTGAATTTGAAAATCCCTACATCCTGATCACCGACAAGAAAATTTCGGCGATCGCCGACCTCGTGCCCGCCCTCGAACAGGTAGCCCGTTCTGGTCGTCCTTTGCTGATTGTTGCCGAAGACATTGAAGGGGAAGCCCTGGCGACCCTCGTTGTGAACAAAGCCCGTGGTGTCCTCAATGCCGCCGCGATCAAGGCTCCCAGTTTTGGCGATCGCCGTAAGCAAATGCTCCAGGACATCGCTGTCCTCACCGGCGGTCGGGTCATTTCCGAAGAAGTGGGCCTCAGCCTCGAAGCCATTGACCTTGATATGCTCGGTAACGCCGAAAAAATCACCATCAGTAAGGAAGAAACTACCATCGTTTCCGGCGGCGGTAGCAAAGCTGACATTGACGCCCGCGTTAGCCAAATCCGTAAGCAACTGGCTGAAACCGACTCCGAATATGACATGGAGAAACTCCAGGAGCGGATCGCCAAGCTTGCTGGTGGTGTCGCTGTGATCAAAGTTGGTGCAGCCACCGAAACTGAACTCAAAGACCGCAAGCTCCGCATCGAAGATGCCCTCAATGCCACCAAAGCCGCTGTCGATGAAGGCATTGTTCCTGGTGGTGGCACGACCCTAATTCACCTCGCTGAAAAGGTCGCTGAAGTAAAGGCAAGCCTCAGTAGCGACGAAGAGAAGCTCGGTGTCGATATCGTTTCCCGCGCCCTAGAAGCGCCCCTCCGCCAATTGGCTGATAACGCGGGTGCCGAAGGTTCTGTGGTTGTAGAACGGGTTCGTACCAGTGACTTCAACGTTGGCTACAACGCGGCCACTGGCGAATATGTCGATATGATTGCCGCTGGCATCATTGACCCGGCGAAGGTTGTCCGTTCTGTTCTGCAAAATGCAGCCTCCATCGCTGGAATGGTGATCACAACCGAAGCCCTCGTCGTTGAGAAGCCCGAACCCGAAGCGCCCGCCCCTGACATGGGTGGTGGTATGCCCGGTATGGGTGGCATGGGCGGCATGGGAATGCCTGGCATGGGAATGATGTAA
- a CDS encoding PAS domain-containing protein, whose amino-acid sequence MSAARPLRFLTPEIIASLLHQPVIVSPDLSLIALSDRLCADLQLVGVLVMADEQLLGTVSPGDILRAIAQGENPQTATAAEIMQRPAPTYPVAALDQIESLCQYFAEQQLAWLTLVDEQGRPVGILPGDRLAELRQHLDPEPAAAPEYSHHELKFFEEILENAFAGYWDWDCINNIEYLSPSFKRMFGYADHELPNRPESWQKLIFPEDLQKVNHNLQQHIASHGEIPFCNEVRYRHRDGSTVWVLCSGKVIEWDAQGQPLRIIGSHIDLTPYKRFEERLKRSEASLQEAQRLAHIGSWEVDLATGRLSWSPELLRMFGLNMAQGPPTYDEHWALIHPDDQERLKRCVETAMRTGESYMVQYRAQLTNGQIFYHEARGSSQKDASGKTIRFFGTALDITERVLAEQALRESELRWQFALEGSGDGVWDWNAQTNRVFFSRQWKAMLGYSEAEIGDTLMEWESRVHPDDLAMTYQAIQAHLDGQTEIYRSEHRVRCKDGSYKWILDRGKVIEWTPSGEPLRIIGTHSDIGDRKQAELALIDAKEAAEAAAHAKSMFLATMSHEIRTPMNGIIGMLNLLLYSEGLTTEQQEHAHIALSSAESLLMLLNDILDFSKMEAGKLQLETVDFDLHQFFENFAKLMAFAAQEKGLNLIFDLRGLRHGSIQGDPGRLRQILTNLVSNAIKFTNQGEVMIRCQTERVGDRLDFTCSVTDTGIGIAAEKLNDLFEPFTQLEAGTTRRYGGTGLGLAITQRLCQVMGGTIEVISTPGEGSCFTFTLGYGAGRSQLSRMTADSLQGLEILIVEEQQTQREILRDELQAWGATVQAAANGQEAIALWQTQPPTTETPLLILDHSLREIDALTLAQNLQQLYPQKTCQLLLLTTFPYSPTDPQSFPQLTATHHLVKPILSRPLWQACRRFCENFAQPNARTPDSGSQPSASKQGQKISARLLLVEDNPVNQIIIRGLCQQFGFSVDVAPGGTEALQMLQATPENQPYRLILMDCLMPKMNGFQTSQHIRRGGGGDRHRQIPIIALTTTLGEANQEQYLAAGMNDYLSKPLNPQTLRETLNHWLQEQSPMG is encoded by the coding sequence ATGTCAGCAGCACGTCCGCTTCGGTTTTTAACACCTGAAATTATCGCCAGTTTGCTGCATCAACCGGTTATTGTTTCGCCTGATCTATCTCTCATCGCATTGAGCGATCGCCTTTGTGCCGATCTTCAGCTTGTTGGTGTGCTGGTTATGGCCGATGAACAACTCCTTGGCACCGTTTCTCCTGGGGATATTTTACGGGCGATCGCCCAGGGGGAAAATCCCCAAACGGCCACCGCCGCAGAGATTATGCAACGGCCCGCCCCGACCTATCCCGTGGCCGCCCTCGACCAAATTGAATCATTATGTCAATACTTCGCCGAGCAGCAGCTTGCTTGGCTGACCCTTGTGGATGAGCAAGGGAGACCAGTGGGAATCTTGCCTGGCGATCGCCTCGCCGAATTACGCCAACACCTCGACCCAGAACCAGCCGCAGCACCGGAATACAGTCACCATGAACTGAAATTCTTTGAAGAAATTCTTGAAAATGCCTTTGCTGGCTATTGGGACTGGGATTGTATCAACAATATCGAGTATCTCAGCCCCAGTTTTAAGCGGATGTTTGGCTATGCAGATCACGAACTGCCTAACCGCCCAGAATCCTGGCAAAAACTGATTTTTCCCGAAGATCTCCAGAAAGTTAACCACAACCTGCAACAGCACATTGCTAGCCATGGCGAAATTCCCTTCTGCAACGAAGTCCGTTATCGTCACCGAGATGGCTCCACGGTTTGGGTGCTTTGTTCTGGTAAGGTCATCGAATGGGATGCACAAGGTCAACCGCTGCGCATTATTGGCTCCCACATTGATTTGACTCCCTACAAACGCTTTGAAGAACGCCTCAAACGCAGTGAAGCCTCCCTCCAGGAAGCCCAACGCCTCGCCCATATCGGTAGCTGGGAAGTCGATCTTGCCACTGGTCGTCTCTCCTGGTCGCCGGAACTGTTGCGGATGTTTGGTTTAAATATGGCCCAGGGGCCGCCCACCTACGATGAACATTGGGCCTTAATCCACCCCGATGACCAGGAACGCCTCAAACGCTGCGTTGAAACAGCGATGCGCACGGGCGAAAGCTATATGGTGCAATACCGTGCCCAACTGACCAATGGCCAAATTTTCTACCATGAGGCGAGGGGGAGTAGTCAAAAAGATGCCTCTGGCAAAACCATCCGTTTTTTTGGAACTGCCCTCGATATCACGGAGCGGGTCTTGGCAGAACAGGCTCTCCGGGAAAGTGAACTCCGCTGGCAATTTGCCCTAGAGGGTTCTGGAGATGGGGTCTGGGATTGGAATGCCCAAACAAATCGTGTCTTTTTCTCGCGGCAGTGGAAAGCGATGTTGGGCTACAGCGAGGCGGAAATTGGTGACACCCTGATGGAATGGGAAAGTCGTGTCCACCCAGATGATTTGGCAATGACTTATCAAGCCATCCAAGCTCACCTTGATGGCCAGACAGAAATCTATCGCAGTGAACATCGGGTGCGGTGCAAAGATGGTTCCTACAAGTGGATTTTAGACCGGGGCAAGGTGATCGAATGGACGCCGTCAGGGGAACCCCTGCGGATTATTGGTACCCATAGTGACATTGGCGATCGCAAACAGGCGGAACTGGCGTTGATTGATGCCAAAGAAGCAGCCGAAGCGGCCGCCCATGCCAAAAGTATGTTTTTAGCCACCATGAGCCACGAAATTCGGACGCCCATGAATGGCATTATCGGGATGCTCAATTTACTGCTCTACAGCGAAGGGCTCACCACGGAACAGCAAGAACACGCCCACATCGCCCTTTCTAGCGCCGAATCTTTACTGATGTTGCTGAACGATATTTTGGACTTCTCGAAGATGGAAGCCGGCAAGTTGCAACTAGAAACGGTGGATTTTGATCTCCATCAATTTTTTGAAAATTTTGCCAAGTTGATGGCGTTTGCCGCCCAGGAGAAAGGTCTCAATCTCATTTTTGATTTACGGGGTTTGCGGCACGGTTCTATCCAAGGGGACCCTGGGCGTTTACGACAAATCCTGACGAATCTGGTAAGCAATGCGATTAAATTTACCAACCAAGGGGAGGTGATGATTCGCTGTCAAACGGAGCGGGTTGGCGATCGCCTCGATTTTACCTGCTCAGTGACGGATACTGGCATTGGCATCGCCGCTGAGAAATTGAACGATCTTTTCGAGCCTTTTACCCAGTTAGAAGCGGGAACCACCCGGCGTTATGGTGGCACGGGTCTCGGTTTGGCGATTACCCAGCGTCTTTGTCAAGTGATGGGGGGCACCATTGAAGTGATTAGTACCCCAGGGGAGGGGAGCTGTTTTACCTTTACCCTAGGGTATGGGGCGGGGCGATCTCAACTGTCGCGGATGACCGCCGATAGCTTGCAGGGGCTAGAGATCCTCATCGTCGAAGAGCAACAAACCCAACGGGAAATTTTGCGCGATGAACTCCAAGCCTGGGGCGCCACTGTCCAAGCCGCAGCCAACGGCCAAGAGGCGATCGCCCTTTGGCAAACCCAGCCCCCCACCACCGAAACGCCCCTCCTGATCTTGGATCATTCCCTGAGGGAGATCGATGCCCTGACCCTCGCCCAAAATCTCCAACAGCTTTACCCTCAAAAAACCTGTCAGTTACTGCTGCTCACCACGTTTCCCTATAGCCCCACCGATCCCCAAAGCTTCCCCCAACTCACGGCAACCCACCACCTCGTCAAGCCGATTTTATCCCGTCCCCTGTGGCAGGCCTGTCGGCGTTTCTGTGAAAATTTCGCCCAGCCAAACGCTAGAACCCCAGATTCTGGCTCCCAACCTAGTGCAAGCAAACAGGGCCAAAAAATCTCGGCCCGCCTCCTCCTCGTGGAAGATAACCCCGTCAATCAAATTATTATTCGGGGCCTCTGTCAACAGTTTGGTTTTTCCGTCGATGTCGCCCCAGGGGGCACAGAAGCCCTACAAATGCTCCAAGCAACCCCTGAAAATCAGCCCTATCGTTTAATTTTGATGGATTGCCTCATGCCCAAGATGAATGGCTTTCAAACGAGCCAACATATTCGCCGGGGTGGTGGCGGCGATCGCCACCGGCAGATACCGATCATTGCGCTCACCACCACCCTAGGAGAAGCCAACCAAGAGCAGTATTTGGCAGCAGGCATGAACGACTACCTCAGTAAACCCCTCAATCCCCAAACCCTCCGGGAAACCCTCAATCACTGGTTACAGGAACAGTCCCCGATGGGCTAA
- a CDS encoding glycosyltransferase family 4 protein gives MKIVMFSINPLFGDRVLGGAPKQIKNISVYLGEMGHEVVILSTRCADSCVEFRWHDNVLVKPILRFHQPFPQPYAIPAYDIANMMQDVAAHLDGADRFYMHDGEFLFPYAYQHIPTVVALRDNVYPETILGGFLFQGDRLIAVSEYSRRFYAETMGRFLPELNGRLLVVSTGIDWDIFKPTPPQEILAIVPVDPVKDAIVIHPHRPEPSKGLPQTIAVADLLVHKYGITNLKVLVPRWLEVGISPEVAAFYREMETEIKTRNLTQNFIFHEWIPQSLMPQYYSLGAVTLGLGNFVESFGNSPYESLGCGTPAIVSRVSTHRELLPDHLIDKVHFGDAEIAAVIAAQIIIEKRKTSPETLAYLHENYGVQSQLEGYAQAILNAQCRDPLAYRYTPITEETNYCLPSWCYLWEGGIYHDFLAKHQTIPALQTLLSEYPEGFTQKEAIASGISPAQLETWYRDGYLIVK, from the coding sequence ATGAAAATTGTCATGTTCTCGATTAATCCCCTGTTTGGCGATCGCGTGCTGGGGGGCGCACCGAAACAGATTAAAAATATCTCGGTGTATCTGGGGGAAATGGGGCATGAGGTGGTGATTCTCTCGACCCGTTGCGCCGATAGTTGCGTTGAATTTCGTTGGCATGACAATGTGCTGGTTAAACCGATTTTGCGGTTCCATCAACCCTTTCCACAGCCCTACGCCATCCCTGCCTATGACATTGCGAACATGATGCAGGATGTGGCAGCTCACCTCGATGGGGCGGATCGCTTTTATATGCACGACGGCGAATTCCTGTTTCCCTATGCTTACCAGCACATTCCGACGGTGGTAGCACTGCGGGATAACGTCTATCCGGAAACAATCCTTGGGGGATTTTTATTTCAGGGCGATCGCCTGATTGCGGTGTCGGAATATTCGCGGCGTTTTTATGCGGAGACGATGGGGCGATTTTTGCCAGAATTAAATGGGCGGTTGTTGGTGGTTTCAACGGGCATTGATTGGGATATTTTTAAACCGACTCCACCGCAAGAAATTTTGGCGATTGTGCCTGTTGACCCGGTCAAAGATGCGATTGTGATTCATCCCCACCGCCCTGAACCTAGCAAGGGTTTACCTCAAACGATCGCCGTCGCTGATTTACTTGTTCATAAATACGGCATCACCAATTTGAAAGTGTTGGTTCCCCGCTGGTTAGAGGTGGGCATTTCGCCGGAGGTGGCAGCCTTTTATCGGGAGATGGAAACGGAAATTAAAACCCGCAATTTAACGCAAAATTTTATTTTTCATGAATGGATTCCCCAGTCGTTAATGCCCCAATATTACAGTTTGGGTGCTGTCACCTTGGGCTTGGGTAATTTTGTTGAATCTTTTGGTAATTCCCCCTATGAATCCTTGGGTTGTGGCACCCCAGCGATTGTGTCCCGTGTCTCGACCCATCGGGAATTGTTGCCCGATCACTTAATTGATAAAGTCCATTTTGGGGATGCAGAAATAGCGGCAGTGATCGCCGCGCAAATTATTATAGAAAAACGCAAAACTTCCCCCGAAACCCTCGCCTATCTCCACGAAAATTATGGCGTACAAAGCCAACTCGAAGGCTATGCCCAAGCGATTTTAAACGCGCAATGTCGTGACCCCCTCGCCTATCGTTATACGCCCATCACGGAGGAAACCAATTACTGTTTACCGTCGTGGTGTTACCTCTGGGAAGGGGGCATTTACCATGATTTTCTTGCCAAACACCAAACCATTCCCGCACTGCAAACTTTGCTCAGTGAATATCCTGAAGGGTTTACCCAAAAAGAGGCGATCGCCAGCGGCATTTCCCCCGCACAGCTTGAAACTTGGTATCGTGACGGTTATCTGATTGTCAAATAG
- a CDS encoding bifunctional metallophosphatase/5'-nucleotidase, with the protein MVAAPYLAKNQGRSRFLLIGDATQPVTEIEITPNLSSRYQIPRAADLPIVTPFRLKILHFNDLHGRISHLAPEGNIPVFSRLVSRYHQQQRKYANNPQAGVLLLSAGDDMVGTPFDALVSECNHAYDLYQTLGVDAAALGNHDLDLGTHALAKMIQRSGDFPVLSANLLPPAQLKKVVYPAALLDVKGVRVGIIGLTTSAQMKGSDARHLTFVDPVQVVKNLLPVLRPYCHVLIILSHLGYDLQSTSATVEDYGDRQLAEHLPSGAVDLIIGGHTHHILNETCLNQENIVNGIPIVQAGTLGRFLGEVTITLRDEQQPATVTNAKLSVTADLPVEPTFEQTQIAPIITSLHQKLNHPLGMVADHPDLETDAVLNDFASHESAFANFITAGMVAQAQKNGYEVDFALTDAAVLCAGLPPATLVYGDWFAVMPHADTLRLFQITGAQLWDLLQDNARRANRYGEAHLERGFVQFSGQIRYKIRLGENRVVAQATDIVVRGIPLKEQLAQTFTFVTHSFIRQPACHWEAKFTQKHLDIALFNLDVLPSKDTELLLREALITHIKTYGGVTKAGGVVRDGRLQIEFV; encoded by the coding sequence TTGGTCGCCGCTCCCTATCTGGCGAAAAATCAGGGGCGATCGCGCTTTTTATTGATCGGCGATGCGACCCAACCCGTCACCGAAATTGAGATTACGCCGAATCTTTCCAGTCGCTACCAAATTCCCCGTGCCGCTGACCTGCCGATTGTGACCCCCTTTCGGTTAAAAATTTTGCATTTTAATGACCTGCATGGACGCATCAGTCACCTTGCCCCAGAGGGAAATATTCCTGTTTTTTCGCGGCTTGTCTCCCGTTACCACCAGCAACAACGCAAGTATGCCAACAATCCCCAAGCTGGGGTGTTACTCCTTTCGGCGGGGGATGACATGGTGGGAACCCCCTTTGATGCGCTGGTTTCTGAATGCAACCATGCCTACGATCTATATCAAACCTTGGGGGTCGATGCCGCCGCTTTGGGGAATCACGATCTCGATTTAGGCACCCATGCCCTCGCCAAAATGATTCAACGGTCGGGGGATTTTCCGGTGTTGTCGGCGAATCTGTTACCGCCAGCCCAGCTAAAAAAGGTCGTTTATCCGGCGGCATTACTGGATGTGAAGGGGGTACGGGTCGGCATTATCGGCTTAACCACCTCGGCGCAAATGAAGGGTTCCGATGCGCGCCATTTAACCTTTGTCGATCCGGTGCAAGTTGTCAAAAATCTTTTACCTGTGTTGCGTCCCTATTGCCATGTGCTGATTATTCTCAGTCATCTAGGCTATGATTTGCAATCGACCAGCGCCACAGTGGAAGATTACGGCGATCGCCAACTGGCGGAACATTTACCCTCTGGCGCAGTGGATTTGATTATCGGCGGACATACCCACCACATTTTGAATGAAACCTGTCTGAATCAAGAAAACATCGTCAACGGTATTCCCATTGTGCAGGCGGGAACTTTAGGGCGTTTTTTAGGGGAAGTGACCATTACTCTGAGAGATGAGCAGCAGCCCGCCACCGTGACCAATGCCAAACTGTCTGTGACTGCCGATCTGCCTGTTGAGCCAACCTTTGAGCAAACCCAGATTGCCCCGATCATTACCTCCCTACACCAAAAACTGAATCACCCCTTGGGCATGGTCGCCGATCACCCCGATTTGGAAACCGATGCGGTTTTAAATGATTTTGCCAGCCATGAATCCGCCTTTGCCAATTTCATCACAGCGGGCATGGTGGCACAGGCACAGAAAAACGGTTACGAAGTAGATTTTGCCCTGACCGATGCGGCGGTGTTATGCGCAGGTTTACCCCCAGCAACGTTGGTCTATGGCGATTGGTTTGCGGTGATGCCCCACGCCGATACGTTGCGCTTGTTTCAAATCACAGGGGCACAACTTTGGGATCTGTTGCAGGACAATGCACGGCGGGCAAATCGCTACGGTGAAGCCCACCTAGAACGGGGTTTTGTGCAATTTAGCGGGCAAATTCGCTACAAAATTCGGCTCGGTGAAAATCGCGTCGTGGCTCAGGCAACGGATATTGTGGTGCGGGGCATCCCGTTAAAAGAGCAACTGGCGCAAACTTTTACCTTTGTGACCCATAGTTTTATCCGGCAACCTGCCTGCCACTGGGAAGCTAAATTTACCCAAAAGCATCTGGATATTGCCCTGTTTAATCTTGATGTCTTGCCCAGCAAGGATACGGAATTGCTACTGCGGGAAGCTTTGATCACCCACATTAAAACCTATGGCGGCGTGACGAAAGCGGGCGGAGTGGTGCGGGATGGACGGTTACAGATTGAGTTTGTCTAA
- a CDS encoding mechanosensitive ion channel, whose translation MSPLINTLGPPVGDPYAVLALQLPESLQTLVGEDVANIIKAIAILIIGWIVALVVKAIVKGLLNKTDVDNKIAAWITGHDGKSDLPIEVWAANIVYWFVILFTVVAVLETLQLDGVYTPLNELLSQVTNFLPQLFAAGLWLGVAWLVATIAKLIVVKGLNTFRLDERLNPADTSAETEATEAETAPQSQTTNISETIGNALYWFIFFFFLTPILETLGLENTLAPLRDVVDEVLLILPDLFAAALIGVVGWFIAQVVRRLVTNLLKATGVDQIGEKFGLSSSAGRQSLSWVLGTIAYILILIPVAISALEVAQIEAISLPAIAMLDQVLMLLPKILAAAIILTFAYVVGEYVSEFVSNVLTGFGFDNVLTWLGLDGMVSAAPREGEGETAKPGKTPSQVMGTISLVVIMLVAALTAVDVLQIEALTSVVGVILAIAGQVLVALLIFALGLYFSNISYKALAASGSRQSKILGQAARVIILVLVGAMALEQMGIATNIVNLAFGLLVGGIAVAIAIAFGLGGKDIAAEQVRNWLDSMKND comes from the coding sequence ATGTCACCTTTAATCAATACCTTGGGGCCTCCTGTGGGTGACCCCTATGCTGTTTTAGCACTCCAATTACCGGAGTCTCTACAAACCCTCGTCGGGGAAGATGTCGCCAATATCATTAAGGCGATCGCCATCTTAATCATCGGTTGGATCGTTGCCCTGGTGGTGAAAGCCATCGTCAAAGGGTTGCTGAATAAAACCGATGTCGATAATAAAATTGCTGCTTGGATCACCGGTCACGACGGCAAAAGTGATCTGCCCATTGAAGTTTGGGCGGCGAATATCGTTTATTGGTTCGTCATTCTCTTTACGGTGGTGGCTGTTTTAGAAACCCTCCAGCTTGACGGGGTTTACACACCACTGAATGAACTGCTTAGTCAAGTCACAAACTTCTTGCCCCAACTGTTTGCGGCGGGTTTGTGGTTAGGGGTTGCTTGGTTGGTGGCCACCATTGCCAAATTAATTGTGGTCAAAGGCCTAAATACCTTTCGCCTAGATGAGCGCCTTAATCCGGCGGACACTAGCGCTGAGACCGAGGCGACAGAAGCAGAAACGGCACCGCAATCCCAGACCACGAATATCAGTGAAACCATCGGCAATGCGCTGTATTGGTTTATTTTCTTCTTTTTCCTTACGCCGATCCTCGAAACCCTGGGCCTAGAAAACACCCTCGCGCCCCTACGGGATGTCGTGGATGAAGTATTGCTAATCCTGCCGGATCTCTTTGCGGCGGCCCTGATTGGGGTTGTGGGTTGGTTCATTGCCCAGGTGGTGCGCCGTTTGGTGACCAACCTCCTGAAGGCAACGGGCGTAGATCAAATTGGTGAAAAATTTGGTCTGTCTAGTAGTGCTGGGCGACAGTCTCTGTCTTGGGTGCTCGGTACCATTGCTTATATTTTGATCTTGATCCCTGTGGCGATTTCTGCCCTAGAGGTGGCCCAGATTGAGGCGATTTCGCTCCCGGCGATCGCCATGTTGGATCAAGTGTTGATGCTCTTGCCCAAGATTCTCGCCGCTGCGATTATTCTCACCTTTGCCTATGTGGTGGGTGAATATGTGTCTGAGTTTGTGAGCAATGTGCTGACGGGTTTTGGCTTTGATAATGTCTTAACTTGGCTCGGCCTAGACGGGATGGTTAGTGCGGCCCCTAGGGAAGGCGAGGGCGAAACCGCAAAACCCGGTAAAACCCCTTCCCAGGTGATGGGGACGATTTCCCTGGTGGTCATTATGTTGGTGGCGGCGCTGACTGCCGTTGATGTGCTACAAATTGAAGCTCTCACCAGCGTTGTGGGGGTCATTTTAGCGATCGCCGGACAGGTGTTAGTCGCCCTTTTGATCTTTGCGTTGGGTCTGTATTTCTCCAACATTTCCTACAAAGCCCTGGCTGCCTCTGGTTCTAGGCAATCGAAGATCCTCGGTCAAGCAGCACGGGTCATTATCCTGGTGCTCGTTGGGGCGATGGCCCTGGAACAAATGGGCATTGCGACCAATATTGTCAATCTGGCCTTTGGACTGCTGGTCGGTGGAATCGCCGTGGCGATCGCCATTGCCTTTGGTCTCGGTGGTAAAGATATCGCCGCAGAACAGGTCAGAAATTGGCTTGATTCGATGAAAAACGACTAA
- a CDS encoding SRPBCC family protein: MEIFEQSIQVRASATCVEQCFTDLETMHRWLNPLLRCEPLGDRWSTALESQSRFWLKIPLVNLVLNNRVVEREPGLIVWQFTGFFRGRDRWECIPNATGTQLVNRFQFEIPNPLVRWGFKTFAARWTKKDMQAQLRRIKAIAEASQP, translated from the coding sequence ATGGAAATTTTTGAGCAATCAATTCAAGTGCGGGCCAGTGCCACCTGTGTTGAGCAGTGTTTTACGGATCTAGAAACCATGCACCGCTGGTTAAATCCCCTGCTGCGGTGTGAACCCCTCGGCGATCGCTGGAGCACAGCCCTCGAAAGTCAAAGTCGCTTTTGGTTAAAAATTCCCTTGGTTAACCTGGTGTTGAATAATCGCGTCGTAGAACGGGAACCGGGGTTAATTGTCTGGCAATTCACGGGCTTTTTCCGGGGGCGAGACCGTTGGGAATGCATCCCCAATGCCACAGGAACCCAGTTGGTAAACCGCTTTCAGTTTGAAATTCCCAATCCTTTGGTGCGTTGGGGCTTTAAAACCTTTGCCGCCCGCTGGACAAAGAAAGATATGCAGGCCCAACTGCGACGGATCAAGGCGATCGCCGAAGCATCCCAACCGTGA